A stretch of the Methanobacterium veterum genome encodes the following:
- the eif1A gene encoding translation initiation factor eIF-1A, translating to MNRGRGHGQDTQQVRRVRSPRKGEIPGVVEQILGHGKLKVRCADGKIRLSRIPGKMKKRIWIREGDVVLVKPWEFQSDEKADVIWRYTRTEANWLERRGYLNL from the coding sequence TTGAACAGAGGTAGAGGACATGGACAAGATACACAACAGGTTAGAAGAGTAAGGTCTCCAAGAAAAGGAGAAATACCAGGTGTTGTTGAACAGATATTGGGTCACGGAAAATTAAAAGTCAGATGTGCCGATGGAAAAATAAGGCTTTCCAGAATACCTGGAAAAATGAAAAAAAGGATATGGATACGGGAAGGAGATGTAGTTCTTGTTAAACCATGGGAATTCCAGAGTGATGAAAAAGCAGACGTCATATGGAGATATACAAGAACAGAAGCAAACTGGCTTGAACGTAGGGGTTATCTTAACTTATAA
- a CDS encoding molybdenum cofactor synthesis domain-containing protein, translated as MGTEFLKIIDSEDVKGIIENMEIKRKIEKVHLTDAYLRVLAENVHAAIDLPPFNRVSRDGYAVKAEDTFGASEDNPVTLKLIDAIGAGDKPEKEVEKGTCIEVGTGAPVPEGADAVIMVEFTEKVDGHVYIHKSAAIKQWIASKGSDVSEGDFLLASGTLLTHDKIGVLGAIGMGEVPVFKKPKVAVISTGNEIINYDETLEYGKVYDINSQTITNAVKSCGCTPVYSGVAKDDYDDIRTRIEQHLDADVIITSGGTSAGAGDVLKLVLDDIGEVFVHGIAVKPGKPTIVGKINNKPVFGLPGYPAAALTIFHVLVAPFLRKMASVSRRKSDVLRLKLSRRYHSSRGRHQYVLVKIENGMASPILKDSGAITAIAEADGYFEVKKNVELVPEGTEVEVILLESK; from the coding sequence ATGGGAACAGAGTTTTTAAAAATAATTGATTCAGAAGACGTAAAGGGCATCATAGAAAATATGGAGATTAAACGGAAAATTGAAAAAGTACACCTAACAGATGCATATCTGAGAGTACTGGCAGAAAATGTGCACGCTGCAATTGATCTTCCGCCGTTTAACAGAGTATCACGAGATGGGTATGCAGTTAAAGCGGAGGATACATTTGGGGCTTCTGAAGATAATCCTGTAACTTTAAAATTAATCGATGCTATTGGGGCTGGAGATAAACCAGAGAAAGAAGTTGAAAAAGGAACCTGTATTGAGGTAGGAACAGGGGCTCCCGTTCCAGAGGGTGCAGATGCCGTGATAATGGTAGAATTTACAGAAAAAGTAGATGGACATGTATATATACATAAAAGCGCAGCTATTAAGCAATGGATAGCATCCAAGGGTTCTGATGTATCTGAAGGAGATTTTCTTTTAGCTTCAGGCACTCTACTTACTCATGATAAAATTGGAGTTTTAGGTGCTATAGGTATGGGGGAAGTGCCTGTTTTTAAGAAACCTAAAGTTGCAGTGATATCAACGGGAAATGAAATAATAAACTATGATGAAACGCTGGAATATGGTAAGGTATATGATATAAACTCTCAAACTATTACAAATGCAGTGAAGTCCTGTGGATGTACTCCCGTATATTCTGGAGTTGCAAAAGATGATTATGATGACATCAGAACTCGTATAGAACAGCATTTAGATGCTGATGTAATAATAACTTCTGGTGGGACTTCAGCAGGTGCAGGGGATGTACTTAAATTGGTTTTAGATGATATTGGTGAAGTCTTTGTTCATGGGATAGCTGTAAAGCCAGGTAAACCTACAATAGTCGGTAAAATTAATAATAAACCTGTTTTTGGGCTTCCAGGTTATCCTGCAGCAGCTTTAACTATTTTTCATGTTCTTGTAGCTCCATTCCTGCGAAAAATGGCTTCTGTAAGCCGTCGAAAATCAGATGTTTTGAGACTTAAATTGTCCAGGAGATACCATTCATCAAGGGGAAGGCATCAATATGTTCTTGTCAAAATAGAAAATGGGATGGCAAGTCCTATACTAAAGGATTCTGGTGCAATAACAGCTATTGCAGAAGCTGATGGATATTTTGAAGTTAAGAAAAATGTGGAACTGGTTCCGGAAGGAACTGAAGTTGAAGTTATCCTTTTAGAAAGTAAGTAA
- a CDS encoding serine protein kinase RIO, giving the protein MDSKISKADDILQKMLSEKRLKSVEDKRVGSEVFDRITLKTLYKLANEGYIHRLNGAISTGKEANVFTGIDKNDNFVAVKIYRVTTSDFKKMQTYIQGDPRFRVRTTNKRQLINAWVNKEFRNLQRADDAGVKVPKPIVAKNNILVMEYIGDEEGDAALPMRHSTIKSPEELLNKVINNMKLLYKKAGLVHGDLSSYNILIQDNEPVIIDISQGMTKDHPIAEELLNRDIENIAKDFKKLGVKISAEEIKSEIIDLKS; this is encoded by the coding sequence ATGGATTCTAAAATATCAAAAGCAGATGACATTTTACAGAAAATGTTATCTGAAAAAAGACTTAAGAGCGTTGAGGATAAACGCGTTGGAAGCGAAGTATTTGATAGAATAACTCTTAAAACACTTTACAAACTCGCAAATGAGGGTTATATTCACAGGTTGAATGGAGCAATAAGCACTGGAAAAGAAGCCAATGTATTTACAGGTATAGATAAGAATGATAATTTTGTAGCTGTCAAAATTTACAGAGTTACCACATCTGATTTTAAAAAAATGCAGACATACATCCAGGGAGATCCTCGATTCCGCGTAAGAACTACAAACAAACGCCAGCTTATAAATGCATGGGTTAATAAGGAGTTTAGGAATCTTCAAAGGGCTGATGACGCTGGAGTTAAAGTACCAAAACCAATTGTGGCTAAAAACAACATACTCGTAATGGAGTATATTGGAGATGAAGAAGGAGATGCAGCACTCCCAATGAGACATTCCACTATTAAAAGCCCTGAAGAACTTCTAAATAAAGTAATCAACAATATGAAACTTTTATATAAAAAAGCAGGGCTTGTACATGGCGATCTTTCAAGCTACAATATTTTAATTCAAGATAACGAACCCGTAATTATTGATATATCCCAGGGAATGACCAAGGATCATCCCATTGCAGAAGAGCTTTTAAATAGAGATATAGAAAATATCGCTAAAGATTTTAAGAAATTAGGCGTTAAAATATCTGCAGAAGAAATTAAAAGCGAAATTATAGATTTAAAATCATAG
- a CDS encoding KH domain-containing protein, translating into MPNTEYLKIPKERVGVLIGKDGTTKEHIEKMTKTELDIESETGSITITPTDEMEDPLSVWKTRYIVKAIGRGFSPETAFKLLDDEFILDIINLQDFVGKSKKAILRQKGRIIGREGRTKEIIKEMTDVDVSVYGKTVSLIGDMERIQIAKEAIEMILNGVRHKSVYSFLEKKKQELKRREFENIVLKE; encoded by the coding sequence ATGCCCAACACTGAATATCTTAAGATCCCCAAGGAAAGAGTAGGGGTCCTAATTGGAAAAGACGGTACTACAAAAGAACACATTGAAAAAATGACTAAAACAGAGCTGGATATTGAAAGTGAAACTGGGAGTATCACCATTACCCCAACAGATGAAATGGAAGATCCATTATCTGTTTGGAAGACTAGATACATTGTAAAAGCTATAGGCAGAGGCTTTAGCCCCGAAACAGCTTTTAAATTACTTGACGATGAATTTATTCTTGACATAATCAATTTACAGGATTTCGTTGGGAAATCAAAAAAAGCAATACTGAGACAGAAAGGAAGAATAATCGGTAGAGAAGGAAGGACAAAAGAAATAATTAAAGAAATGACCGATGTAGATGTTTCTGTATATGGTAAAACGGTTTCTCTAATTGGAGACATGGAAAGAATACAAATTGCAAAAGAAGCAATTGAAATGATTCTAAATGGCGTAAGACATAAAAGTGTTTACTCATTTTTAGAAAAGAAGAAACAAGAACTTAAAAGAAGAGAATTTGAGAATATTGTACTCAAAGAATAA